The following proteins are encoded in a genomic region of Alnus glutinosa chromosome 8, dhAlnGlut1.1, whole genome shotgun sequence:
- the LOC133874963 gene encoding probable inactive leucine-rich repeat receptor-like protein kinase At3g03770: protein MGLCCLFSLFCFTWSFFVLGTYQLQSSQTQVLLQLRKHLEYPGQLEIWNDHTIDFCSLSSFVQVNITCQDNFVTELRIMGDKAAKVSDFHGFALPNQTLSESFSMDSFVATLARLNSLRVLSLVSLGIWGQLPDKIHRLSSLEYLDMSSNFLFGSIPPKISTMVKLQTLKLDDNFFNTTVPNWFDSLSNLTILSLRNNQFKSSNDMSGEPPHLSSLNSLRVLDLSANKLHSMLPEMPKGVVMVFLSNNSFLGEIPQQYVRLSQLQHLDMSFNMLRGKTPTELFSLPNITYLNMASNMVSGSLPDHLSCGRKLEFVDISNNRLMGGLPSCLNTKSEKRVVKFDGNCLAIDTRHQHEKPYCVAAVAVSMKKQSKRKNVEVLVGVIVGIFVAMALLSFGFLFLWRRYRPPGISEQHLLQKTEQNTSAAGFSSELLANARFVSEAAKLGMQGLPVCRSFTLEELKEATNNFDNSAFMGEGSCGKLYRGRLENGTAVAIRCLPLSKKYSIRNLKLRLDLLARLRHPHLVVLLGHCVDVGGRDDYSGNRVFLISEYIPRGSFPTYLAENSCRKVFNWSERLAVLNGVAKAVHFLHTGVIPGFFRNRLKTNNILLNEHWMAKLSDYGLSIISEEADKCGAKGEGLKSWQMTKLEDDIYSFGFILLEALVGPSIHARKEAFLLNEMASFNSPDGQKRIIDPIVQASCSQESLSIVISIMSKCISLESCSRPSIEDVLWNLQYASQIQATTGDGDHRFNSASHL from the exons ATGGGGTTGTGTTGCTTGTTTTCGCTTTTCTGTTTTACATGGAGTTTCTTTGTTCTTGGTACTTATCAATTACAGTCCTCTCAAACCCAAGTGCTTCTTCAGCTCAGAAAGCACTTAGAGTACCCAGGGCAATTGGAGATTTGGAATGATCATACCATAGATTTTTGCTCTTTGTCTTCATTTGTACAAGTAAACATCACATGCCAAGACAATTTTGTCACTGAGCTCAGAATTATGGGTGATAAGGCTGCCAAAGTTAGTGACTTCCATGGGTTTGCACTTCCCAATCAAACTCTATCAGAGAGCTTTTCTATGGATTCTTTTGTGGCCACCCTGGCGAGGCTAAACAGCTTGAGAGTTCTTAGTTTGGTATCTTTGGGCATTTGGGGTCAACTTCCTGACAAAATTCATCGATTGTCTTCACTTGAATATCTTGATATGagttcaaattttctttttggttcaatACCTCCTAAGATTTCTACAATGGTGAAGCTTCAAACTCTTAAACTGGATGACAATTTCTTTAATACTACAGTCCCCAATTGGTTTGATTCATTATCTAATCTGACAATTCTAAGCTTGAGGAACAACCAGTTCAAATCTAGCAATGACATGTCTGGAGAACCACCGCATCTTAGCAGCTTAAATAGCTTACGTGTGCTGGATTTGAGTGCAAACAAATTACATTCTATGCTTCCTGAAATGCCTAAAGGAGTGGTCATGGTTTTCCTCAGCAATAACTCCTTCTTGGGTGAGATTCCTCAGCAATATGTTCGATTAAGTCAGCTTCAACACCTTGACATGTCTTTCAATATGCTTAGAGGGAAAACTCCTACTGAACTTTTCTCTTTGCCCAATATCACTTACTTGAATATGGCATCAAATATGGTTAGTGGGTCACTTCCAGACCATCTAAGCTGTGGCAGAAAACTTGAGTTCGTTGATATATCCAATAATAGGTTAATGGGTGGATTGCCTTCTTGTTTGAACACCAAGTCAGAAAAGAGAGTTGTCAAGTTTGATGGGAATTGCTTAGCCATCGATACAAGGCATCAGCATGAAAAACCATATTGTGTGGCTGCTGTGGCAGTCAGCATGAAGAAACAATCCAAACGCAAAAACGTAGAAGTTTTAGTTGGTGTAATTGTGGGAATCTTCGTAGCTATGGCACTTTTGTCTTTTGGCTTTCTATTTTTGTGGAGAAGATATCGCCCTCCAGGGATATCAGAGCAGCATTTATTGcagaaaacagagcaaaataCCTCCGCAGCTGGGTTCTCCTCAGAGCTTCTAGCAAATGCAA gATTTGTTTCTGAAGCTGCAAAGTTGGGCATGCAAGGTCTCCCAGTTTGTCGGTCTTTTACTTTAGAAGAGCTAAAAGAAGCTACAAACAACTTTGATAACTCTGCCTTCATGGGAGAAGGCTCATGTGGAAAG CTTTACAGAGGAAGATTAGAGAATGGAACCGCAGTTGCTATCAGGTGTCTGCCTTTGTCCAAGAAATATTCAATTCGAAATCTTAAACTCAGGTTGGATTTGCTTGCAAGGCTTCGCCACCCACACTTGGTAGTCCTTTTGGGGCACTGTGTTGATGTTGGTGGAAGAGATGATTACAGTGGGAACAGAGTCTTTCTTATATCTGAATATATTCCTAGAGGGAGTTTCCCTACTTATCTTGCAG AAAATAGCTGCAGAAAGGTTTTCAATTGGTCAGAGAGATTGGCAGTTCTAAATGGTGTAGCCAAGGCTGTGCACTTCTTACATACTGGAGTTATTCCTGGTTTCTTCAGAAACAGACTGAAGACAAATAATATCCTGCTCAATGAGCATTGGATGGCAAAGTTGAGTGACTATGGACTGTCCATTATCTCAGAAGAAGCTGACAAATGTGGG GCAAAAGGAGAAGGCCTTAAATCATG GCAAATGACAAAATTAGAGGATGATATTTACAGCTTTGGATTCATATTACTTGAGGCACTTGTTGGACCTTCCATACATGCTAGAAAAGAGGCATTCTTGCTTAATGAAATG GCATCTTTTAACTCCCCAGATGGGCAGAAAAGGATAATAGACCCAATTGTGCAAGCCAGCTGCTCGCAAGAATCCTTATCAATTGTCATTTCCATAATGAGCAAATGCATTTCTCTCGAGTCATGTAGCCGTCCCTCTATTGAGGATGTGCTTTGGAACTTACAGTATGCATCTCAAATACAGGCAACAACAGGCGATGGTGATCATAGATTTAACTCTGCATCAcatctatga
- the LOC133875107 gene encoding uncharacterized protein LOC133875107 — MLRLICIKLPQELKHKASSLTHGHFLSTSSVKPIAELPNSKDPQPLTVSFLQNSCGLSLESAISASKKLYIDNTKNPNSVLDLLRTHGLTQTHIRNLISSRPLLLLADLDNTLKPNMELFEFLGFSSTSLAKMLIRYPAVLESDAYTAVEFFRAHGFGNEQISTLTMKRPEFYLYDAQKILKPKFEFFQIFGLLGEEDYSEVFSLQLLISKRLIKEDTSIFQAIRMSENKFVEKLVSKYQNELAVYLYLRNSMMKSIPGTAAEPSLVDLYPVTCCVLKLTFTIRFSNQLFSQSNQMLRLIFIKLPQQLRHKASQLSHGHLFSTSTLKPISKLSNSKDPQSLTVSFLQNSCGFSLESAISASKKLNIENLKNPNSVLDLLRTHGLTQTHIRNFISRRPVLLLADLENTLKPNMELFESLGFSSTSLAKMLSRDPRVLETDAYTVVDFFRANGFSDKQISTLTIKRPTLYLFNAHKIFKPKLEFLKSLGLSDLEITNLLCTRPSILQRSLEKQIIPCVQELRRILGVDENVIKAIKAAYGIIEANVENVLKPNMSMLISHGVPQSLALKLFFLRPNPLLMPTHRFSESVSEVMKLGFDPNNMLFVIAIPSVAMSKTLWEEKVEAYRGFGLSKDEIYSAFKRNPLFMAVSEKKIKKSMGFFVNKLKMKPSLISKSPVLLLHSLEKRIIPRCSVLQLLISKRLIKKDTNIVHVWTMSEKNFVEKLVYKYQNEVPDVVRAHQDKIEFQGFSIDLKM, encoded by the exons ATGCTTCGTTTAATTTGCATAAAACTGCCCCAGGAATTGAAGCACAAAGCTTCATCCCTTACCCATGGCCACTTCCTCTCAACCTCCTCTGTCAAACCCATTGCAGAACTTCCTAATTCCAAAGACCCACAACCTCTAACAGTCTCCTTCCTCCAAAACTCATGTGGGTTATCCTTGGAATCAGCCATTTCAGCTTCCAAGAAGCTCTACATTGACAACACAAAGAATCCCAACTCAGTTCTGGACCTGTTGAGAACTCACGGTTTAACTCAGACCCACATCAGAAACTTAATTAGCAGTCGTCCACTATTGCTATTGGCTGATTTAGACAATACCCTTAAGCCCAACATGGAGCTGTTTGAATTCTTGGGGTTTTCTAGCACCAGCCTTGCCAAAATGCTTATCAGATACCCAGCTGTGCTTGAAAGTGATGCATACACTGCGGTTGAGTTCTTTAGAGCTCATGGTTTCGGAAATGAGCAAATATCAACTTTGACCATGAAGCGTCCggaattttatttatatgatGCGCAGAAGATCTTGAAGCCAAAGTTTGAGTTTTTTCAAATCTTTGGGCTT CTTGGAGAAGAGGATTATTCCGAGGTGTTCAGTCTGCAACTTTTGATTTCAAAGAGGTTGATCAAGGAAGATACTAGCATTTTTCAAGCGATCCGAATGAGTGAGAACAAATTCGTGGAGAAGTTAGTGAGCAAGTATCAAAATGAG TTGGCTGTTTATCTTTATCTAAGGAATTCAATGATGAAATCAATTCCAG GGACTGCCGCTGAGCCCAGCCTTGTAGACTTGTACCCAGTCACCTGCTGCGTTCTCAAACTCACTTTCACTATACGCTTTAG TAATCAGCTTTTTTCTCAATCAAATCAAATGCTTcgtttaattttcataaaactgCCCCAGCAATTGAGGCACAAAGCTTCACAGCTTAGCCACGGCCACTTGTTCTCAACCTCCACTCTAAAACCCATTTCAAAGCTCTCTAATTCCAAGGACCCACAATCTTTGACAGTTTCTTTCCTTCAGAACTCATGTGGGTTTTCCTTGGAATCAGCCATTTCAGCTTCCAAGAAGCTCAACATTGAGAACTTAAAGAACCCCAACTCAGTTCTGGACCTGTTGAGGACTCACGGTTTGACTCAGACACACATCAGAAACTTTATTAGCAGACGTCCAGTACTGCTTTTGGCTGATTTAGAAAATACCCTTAAGCCCAACATGGAGTTGTTTGAATCCTTGGGGTTCTCTAGCACTAGCCTTGCGAAAATGCTTAGCAGAGACCCACGTGTGCTTGAAACTGATGCATACACTGTTGTTGATTTCTTTAGAGCCAATGGTTTCAGTGATAAGCAAATATCAACTTTGACCATTAAGCGTCCAACATTGTATTTATTCAATGCACACAAGATATTTAAGCCAAAGTTAGAGTTTTTGAAATCTTTGGGCTTGTCGGATCTTGAAATTACAAACCTTCTATGCACGAGGCCTTCTATTCTACAAAGAAGCCTTGAAAAGCAAATCATTCCTTGTGTCCAAGAGCTTAGGCGGATTCTTGGCGTTGATGAGAATGTCATAAAGGCTATAAAGGCAGCCTACGGCATAATTGAAGCTAATGTGGAAAACGTGCTCAAGCCCAACATGTCGATGTTGATAAGCCATGGTGTGCCCCAGTCATTAGCTTTGAAACTGTTCTTTTTAAGACCAAATCCACTGCTTATGCCGACTCATCGGTTTAGTGAGAGTGTTAGTGAAGTTATGAAATTGGGGTTTGATCCCAATAATATGCTATTTGTTATAGCCATCCCTTCCGTGGCAATGAGTAAAACACTGTGGGAGGAAAAGGTGGAAGCTTATAGAGGTTTTGGTTTGTCAAAGGATGAGATCTATTCAGCATTCAAAAGGAATCCACTGTTTATGGCTGTGTCAGAGAAGAAGATCAAGAAATCGATGGGTTTCTTTGTGAACAAACTGAAGATGAAGCCTTCACTAATTTCCAAGAGTCCTGTTCTTCTACTGCATAGCTTGGAGAAGAGAATTATTCCGAGGTGTTCAGTTCTGCAACTTTTGATTTCAAAGAGGTTGATCAAGAAAGATACTAACATTGTTCATGTGTGGACAATGTCCGAGAAAAACTTTGTGGAGAAGTTAGTGTATAAGTATCAGAATGAGGTTCCTGATGTTGTTAGAGCACACCAAGACAAGATAGAATTTCAAGGGTTCTCcattgatttgaaaatgtga